ttcttcttcttcttcttcttggcctctcctctcccctcccctcccttccccaaaccctaacccctaaccctaGCTTCTCCAATTCCTTAACCTCGCTTCCCATGGCAGACACCTCTCCCTCCCATCTCCCCAATCCCCAATCCTACTCCGACGAACATTTATCCCTTTCCGAACACGCCGCCGAGGATGTAGACTCCCAATCCTTCTCCAATTTCGATTCCTCCAATACGAACCCTAACCCTCCCCAATCTCCCTCCCCCGCCCCCGTTCTTCTCCACCTCTCCTTCAACCAGGATTTCGGCTGCTGCGCCGCGGGGACTGCCCGGGGATTCCGAATCTACAACTGCCACCCCTTCCGCGAGATTTACCGGCGGGAGTTCGACGTTGGAGGTATAGGCGTTGTGCAGATGCTTTTCCGGTGCAACATTCTGGCTTTAGTTGGTGGGGGGGACGAGCCGCAGTATCCACTGAATAAGGTAATGATTTGGGATGACCACCAGGGGAGGTGCATCGGGGAGCTGTCATTCCGGTCGGAGGTCAAGTCAGTCCGGCTCAGGAGGGATAAGATTGTGGTCGTCCTGGCGCAGAAGATTTTTGTGTACAATTTCGCGGACTTGAAGTTGCTGCATCAGATTGAGACGGGCGCTAATCCGAAAGGGCTCTGCGAGGTTTCGCACGTGTCGGGGCCGATGGTGCTAGTTTTCCCCGGATTGCAGAAGGGGCAGGTTAGGGTTGAGCATTACGCTTCAAAGCGGACCAAGTTTATTAATGCTCATGATTCCCGAATTGCTTGCTTTGCGCTTACTCAAGATGGGCGGTTGCTGGCCACGGCAAGTAGTAAGGGGACTTTGATTCGCATTTTCAATACTCTGGATGGATCTCTACTTCAGGaggtacatatatattatgcttAATTTCTGTTTTATTCAGTCAATTGTACTTCACCTATGTTATATGCTCATACTGTATTAGatgaagagatgagagagagacagagaggaaCAGTGCGGCGAGGAGAGTTACCCCTGTGGTTGTCGGTGAACAATGGACAAAGCTGTAATTAGATGAAGTAATGATTAATGAGGggacagagaaagagaggagtAAAAAGATGCAAAAGTAGAGATATAAAGAACATTCAGGTGAGGAGAGTTTCCACTGTGGTTGTTGGTGAACAATGGGTAGTGTCTAGACCTTTCAGGTGGTTGATTCAAGGGCTAAGAACATAAGGGAGAAAAGGAGATGCGAAGCTTCCCTAGAGTGAGTTCGTCTGGGTCTCAAACAGATTAGTTTACACACTGGAAGCGGTGGGGCGGGAGGAACAGCAATTGCACATATAcctaaaataagttttaaaaattttatgttgcCCCAACTGTGTCTGCAGTGTGTTCACTTACTGACCATGAGCGTCCCTGGTTTGTCCTCCTGTCCAATAACTAAACATTTTGAAAAGAAAGGATATGCCAAATGGTGCATCCGACACTTGATCTATATGTTTGAGCAATGTCCATGTACATGTCAAACACAGAGATGGCCCCCTTAAcaaagtttacttacttcctagCTTAGTTTTAATCATTTGTCTCAATAAAAGCTTGTGGGAAAAAAGTGTTCGTAGCAAGCATATGGTATGTTGACCTTATAAACCAAATCAAATTATTCACTTTTATATGTCTAAAAGATTGAAAAGTATAATTAACTCTATGAACAAAGTCCCCATTCAGTATTTATATAGAGATGTAcaaataaaattgtcaaaagaGAATTACATAAGTTCTTCCGCTTTTATATGCAAAATGAAAGGAAATGTTTGCCTATCTAAAGAATCTCAACAtagatttaaattaaacacaaaaaccAACATCGAACTTCCCAATACATGAGCTAGATGTGTGACATTTTAAGTTAGTTTGACACTCATATAGTGGAACTCATCTATTATTGAACTAGTATCAAAATCTACAGcaattttattataaacatTGGTGAGCAAGTAATTTAGGAGAATCGTATCCTTCATCTTCTTACAAGTTGTCTCAACAAGCTTCATTGCTGAAAATGGATGTGCTGCTCAATGTTTCAGTTGAAACTGGAAGATGAACACGGGACAATGAATCCATCAAGGTCATTGGGTTTTATGTTTTCACCACAACTTTTTCAGCTTGGATGCAGTTAAACATTCTTTAACTCAAGATGCTGATGAATTACAAGTGCAACTTTTTTTATACCCCCAAGTCCCCAGTGAAAAACCTCATCCTTCTTCTTCGTCATCATTTTTGTGCTCTCTCTTATCTTTTCTGCTCTTTTCCTTATTTCACATGTATCCTTGCACAACTCTAATCctttttatcctcttcttctgAGTTTCTTCCTTCATCTGATCATTTTTTAACTGTGCTTGGGGCAATGGaatacatttttatttgttaaagacATGTTCAAAGTAAGAGCTTGATCAATAAGCTCTCCCACTAACCAAACTGCATAACCTTTGCTCTCATTCAACCAGTATTCAACCCTTGCTTTATAACTGGTAGCCAACATTCTCCATACCTACTTAGTGCTTCCCACATCCTTGGAAGATTTGTTAATCACCAAAACCTTTTCCCAATATGTCTAGCACTGTTATTATactattagttttttttcttctttaggACAGTTCAAAGCTGTGTGTACACCAGTTTTCTGTGTGTTTCACCACTATTCTGTGCAGGCCCTAGATTACTAATGTAtgctttgggagagacattaaagtttgatatgaagtgtatggatttaaatgaagatatgacaaaagacagaaatatatggaagtctagaattcatgtagccgaccccacatagtgggataaaggctggatatgttgttgttgttgtaggaCAGTTCAAAGCTAACTTTTGAATCTGCCCAAACTTTTATATTTACCACCcaatttttatttgagttaaattttatttgtcatAGGTAAGGAGAGGTGCAGATAGGGCTGAGATCTACAGTCTTGCTTTCTCATCAACTGCACAATGGCTAGCTGTTTCAAGTGATAAGGGAACTGTACATGTATTCAGCCTAAAGGTTGATTCAGGCTCGTTGAGCACTGAGAGATCTCACCGTTCATCTGAAGCAAATCTGTCTACTCCTATTGCTGTTTCATCTCTTTCCTTTATTAAAGGTGGCTTCTCTTTCATTACTACTTTGTCTTTTAGCGATGAGATAAGGAATTAATAACTATCAAGTAGCACCTTGGAAACCATAATACTGATGCACTAAAGGATGTCTTAAGGAAAAGTTTCACCTTTCATGCTCTAAATAAATGCATCCTCTATTGTTTGCTTGGGAGATCCTTAAAAAATTGGTCTTGGACTTACCGTTTCCCTTGCCTTCATTAAAAACTCAGGTATGTACACACTATTTATAACCTGTCCTTTAATCATATGAAGAGCAAGAAAAGTGTGCCTTTGTGCTGTAGAGTTCCTCTCATTTCAAATGACAACCATAGTTCCCCATTCTAGGTTCCAATATCTCCCTTTCAGTCCAGCTAACATTATTCTCTTGGCTGGATGTTAACAAGAACTCTAGGCTTAACAAAAACCACACTTAGATCATGCAATTAATTCTCTGTTTCCCCCTCCCCTTTCTTTCTTGCCTCCAACAAGCCCCAACCACATGGACTTGGGGCTACAATGATCTTGTGTGTGTATGATTTTGTGTAatcatttttttagaattttgtgGATCGCCTGAATTATATGCTTTTGTGGAATCTGAATGTTTTGGATTGTAATTTATATGTGCATTTTACAAGCCATTGAAATGTGAATGTTTTTATTGCGTGTTTAGGTTGAATTTGAGGATTGATTTTGGTAAAATATATTCTCAATTCTCCTTATTTATCTTgtactttatctttatcttatttctttcttgattagatttatttgtatttttcttggttgtaatctagtcctataaaataggaatgtaatctctaaaatctaggagaattcttaggaaattcttgtataaatatttttcattcgtATCAATAAAACATACAGGAATACCGCTTCCCTTCCTccttttctacatggtatcaaagcctcgTTAATAGGCTGATACAGTAAACcttagtgccttcattgcacagcCATTTTGTTCTTCCaaagtgccttcattgcactgtTCAAGTCAGAACTCCTCTGTCTGGCCATCATCTTGcagcaccaccaccaccattagGTTCGCCATCTCTAGATCGGCCAACCCCAGAAAAATCACCGGCAACCCGAACCCCACGCGCCGCCACGTGCCGACCGACGCTCCGCTGTTCAAGCTTGCTCCGACTCCACGTGCCGGCGCGTGAAAGAGCGTCCGCAGCCCTTCTCTGGCTGCTCCAGATCTGATCTCCAGCGTCTCTCTAGCCCATCCTTGGTGTCACAATCTTCCGTTGCTGAGTGCTTCCATTGCTGTTAGTTTGCTTCTTCCGTTGCTGGTGTCAAACTACTTGTTGctgtcttatttttctttctaccgATACTGTTGTTGAGTCTTCACCATGACAAACACTTCTGAGACAAAGAACGGTGCTTCATTTGACATGCCAATGGGGAGTTTGTTTAACAGTGTCCTTCCAGGGTTACATCAGTCTTATAGGCTTGAGATGGAAGGAACTACTTACAATGGGTGCAGTTCGTGCGTACTTTCTtgaaaggaagaggaaagatGGCCCATCTAATCGAGCCTAGTCCAGATGCTAAAGACCCTAATTTTGTTGCATGGGAAGTAGAGGATTCCTTGATAATGTCTTGGCTGTGGGGCTCAATGCACCTTGAGGTAAGTAAAAATTGCATGTTCTTGTCTACggctaaggagatttgggatacTGCAAAGCGTACTTATTCTAAAGTGCAAGATGCCTcggttatttttaatatcaagatGAAAATAAGTGGTACCAAACAAGGTTCTCTAACTGTCACCGAGtactataataaaataaatggatATTGGCTTGAGTTGGATCATTATCGAGATATCAAGATGaaatgtagtgaagatgcaGCCACCATAACtgcaatatttgaaagagatagggTAGTTGAATTTTTAGCAGGCCTTAATGCTGATTTTGATTAAGTAAGGGTGCAAGTCCTAGGGAAAGACAAAATTCCTTCTTTAAATGAAGTCTTTGCTATTGTTTGTAGTAAGGAGTATAGGAGAATTGTTATGCTAAATGAGACTTCGCTTGAGGGATCTGCAATAGCAACTAATAAGAAAGATGCTTCTCGGTTTAGGTCACAACAAGGTGGGAATGTTTTTAATCCTAAAGCTCAAAATAAAGATGGTTTATGGTGTTCTTTTTGTAAGAAACCCAGGCATACCAGGGAGACCTGTTTTAGACTCCATGGGAAAGAAGCGGTACTGAATAAGGTAGGAGGAATGAAGAATCTTCAGAATTTTCAACCCCGACAGCAAGTTCAAGCCTATCAAGCTGCCAAAGAGGAAGAGACTGCATTGGAGAAGACAGATTCAGTTACAACTAATTCATCTATCATGACCGAACAACTTAATGCTGAAGAAATCAGCAAGCTTAAAAGTTTCCTAAAGACTATTCAAGGTGGTTCTTGGTCCATGGCCCAAATAGGTATTTGCTTGAATTCTGAATCTAGTATTGCCTCACATACTATTAGGAATAATCTATGGATTCTGGATTCGGGGGCTACTGATCATATGGCCTTTGATATAAATGTCTTTGATTCCTATACCCCACTAAGTAGCTCCAAAAAGATAACGGTGGCCAATAGTAATACAATTCCTATAACTGGACATGGTAATgtaaatcttaatttctcattgCCTATGCAACATGTTCTTCATGTCCCAAATCTTTCTAGCAACTGGATTTTTGTTCATAAGCTAACCAATGATATAAATTGTTGCGTTGTCTTTTTCCCAAACAAATGTGAATTTCAGGCTCTGGACACGAGGAAGAAGATTGGAGTTGGTGAGGAATGGAATGGGTTGTATTTTCTGAAGACATGCAGTGTTGATCTTAAGGGGGAGATACTTTCAGCCTACTCTTCTCAGCCAGCTTCAGCTTCTTTGATTCCTATTCAATCAATTGTTTCAATTCATGATTTTTGGCTTCAACATTGGGCACCCTGTCATTAGTACTATGCAGTCTATGTTTCCAACTATGCTTAGAAATTTGGACATTTCTAatcttcattgtgatgtgtgtgaactTTCTAAATATCATAGAGTTACATATCCTGTGAGTAACAATTTATCTTCtcttccatttactttgatTCATTCGGATGTGTGGGGACCATCTAAAATTCCTAATTGTTATGGGGCTAGGTGGtttattacctttattgatgattgtacaagAACAACTTGGGTTTATCTCTTAAAGAATAAGGCAATTAGTTCTATCTTGCCTATTTTTTATAAGATGATATCTACTCAATTTGggtctcaaattaaaaaattccgaactgataatgcaagagactaCTTCAATCATCACTTGCATAACTTCTTCTAGCAAAAAGGTATAATTCATGAGTCTTCATGTGTTGatactcctcaacagaatggtgtagcagaaagaaaaatgagacattTGCTCAATGTTACTAGAGCTCTCTTACTACATCAAGTTTTTCTGGGGGGAGGCAGTTTTGATTGTTGCCTACCTAATTAACCGAGTTCCTTCTACTCTTCTAAAACACCAAAGCCCAATTTAATGCTTGTCCACCTATTTTCCAGCAATGTTTTCTCATACTCCTCTTCCTTTGAGAGTCTTTGGTTGTGTTGCTTTTGTCCATGTATCCAAACATCATAGGGATAAACTGGACCCTCGAGCcctcaaatgtgtgtttcttggttattcGCCCACTCAAAAAGGGTATAAGTATTATCACCCTGCTACTAGAAAATTTTATGTGACCAAagatgttacatttgttgaaaatCAGTCATTCTTTGGTCTTCCTAGTGCTGATATTCAAGATACACATATATCTTGGGCTGATATAAATAATGATTTTCCCATTTTGGAAACCTCTCATGATTTGCAGATTCATGCTCCATCTAACTCTTCCTTAGATGAACAGAACCAGCCGGAACCTCCAGAAGAACAGCTGTCATCCACTCCAATTCGATTCAAATGATCTCCCTATGTATTTAAGAGAAGAACACAACAACAACAGTCTATTCCAGAACCTCTTCCAGCACCAGTTTCCTCTCCTAATCTAGGTAATGAAACCTCACGTTGTTGTCCCTCTGATTCTCAGCCTAATTCTGCCACATCTAATTCACTACCTGCATCAATTACTAATGACCTTGATCTACCAATTGCCCTTCGCAAAGGGAGCAGAAGTTGCACCCAACACCCTTTGGCCAATTATATGTCCTATCACCGCTTATCTCCAAATCATAAGGCTTTTCTGACTTCCTTAGACACAATTCTTATTCCTAAGACAGTTAATGAGGCTTTCCAAGATCAGAATTGGGTTCAAGCAATGCAGGAGGAAATGAGGGCCTTAGAAAAGAATCAGACATGGGACATTGTCCCTAAGCCAAAGGGAGTTAAGCCCATAGGTTGCCGATGGGTTTTTAACCTCAAATATAATGCAGATAGGTCGTCCCTAGAAAGGTATAAGGCAAGGCTGGTTGCTAAGGGATACACACAAACTTATGATATTGATTACCTAGAAACTTTTGCTCCGATAGCCAAAATGTCAACTATGCGTATCCTATTAGCCCTGGTAGCGCACTATGGCTGGAAGTTgcaccaatttgatgtaaagaatgcttttttgcatggagatttagaggaagagGTGTTCATGGAACCTCCTCCCGGCTTTGATAAAGGGTTGCCCGGACAAGTATGCAAATTAAGAAAAGCTctttatggccttaaacaatctCCTTGGGCCTGGTTTGATCGTTTTTCTAAAGCCATGAGGCATATGGATTATTCTCAAAGTAGGGGTGATCATACTCTTTTATTTAAGCATTCTTGTGGGGGAAGGGTAACAGCTCTTttggtttatgtggatgatattgttgtcATTGGAAATGACTGTGAGGAGCAGGTACAACTTAAGGATAATTTGTCCAAgactttttaaattaaagatcttggcattttgaagtattttttgggtataGAGGTAGTTTATTCTAAAGCAGGTATCTTCttatcccaaagaaaatatattcttgatctattgcatgagacaggTTTGCTAGGTGGCAAAGGTGCAAGCACTCCGGTGGAATTTAATGTTAAACTATGTGATCAAGGTAAACCGGTGGATAAAGGGAGTTATCAAGGATTGGTCGACAGACTAATCTACTTATCTCACACCAGACCAGATATTGCCTTCGCAGTAGGTTTGGTTAGTCAGTTCATGCATTGTCCTACAGAAGATCATATGCAAGCTGTACGACGAATTCTGTGCTATTTAAAGACAACTCCAAGTAAAGGAATCTTATTTAAAGCTGGGGCAGATTTGGATATCATAGGATACACTGATGCCGACTATGGAGGGTCTTTGGTTGATAGACATTCTACCACAGGTTATTGTGTCTTCTTAGGtggaaatttggtttcttggaggagtaaaaagcaaAGGGTAGTAGCGCGATCAAGTGCGGAAGCCGAATTTCGGGCACTAGTAATGGGCCTATGTGAGTTGTTATGGTTGCGaattattttggaagatttgaggaTTTTCAGCCATGGCCAATCAAATTGTGttgtgataataagtcagcTATAAGTATAGCACATAATCTTGTGCAGCATGATTGCACCAAACATGTGGAGATAgataaacattttattaaggaaaaattggaagTTGGATTGATTTGCATTCCATATGTCTTCGGAAGAACAGCTAGCTGATTGTTTGACCAAAGGGCTATCTCCTAAACGGTTTGAAGACTTGATGTGCAAGCTAGGGATGGTTGATATCcattctccagcttgagggggagtgataaaatatattctctattctccttatttatcttgtactttatctttatcttatttctttcttgattagatttatttgtatttttctttgttgtaatctagtcctttaaaataggaatgtaatctctaaaatctaggagaattcttaggaaattcttgtataaatatttttcattcgtATCAATAAAACATACGGGAATACCGCTTCCTTTCCTCCTTTTCTACAGATTTAGATAATTTTCTCAGTTGATATTAAGAGGAAAATTTGCcagcttttctttctttttcctttttaaatagTGTGTGCGGGCATGTGCATTCTCAGCTGCATCCATGCACATGTGCATTATCAGATgtcaattatttatttgttgttaaGTTTGATTTCTTCTATGTGTGCATTGATTCGTCAAATGCCCAGCCAAATTGAAAGGATATGATTATATTAGTTTAGCTCCTTAGGTTAAGGTAGGGTAATTAAAATGACAAGTGCATCtgacattttatattataataaaatttagttAAAGTTAAAAGCAAAATTTCATAAGACAGCTATgtcataggatgttgggtagtaAAAACACccacatgtgcaaaatatgaatgtaatgAAGATGAGAATGTTAGAGTGGATGTGTAgccatataaaaaattaaataagtagAAGATAAGATGGTAAGACATGATTAAAATGGTTTAGTTGAGAAGGAGACCAATAGAGGCTCCTTTGAGGAAAGTAATTGGAATGAAACGAGTCTTTAACCAAATAACTAGAGGaatacaagaaaattttggtgggagactcttagttacaatatgAGTTGTAAGAACTTTATAGAAGATAAGaccatagataaaaatgattgatgAGCTAGAATTCATCTAGTTGGTCTCATGTAGTGGCATTAAGGattttgatatgttgttggTGGCACTATTGTATGAGCATGGTGTATTATGCATGCACTTGCAACAGTATTCATTATTCTTTTTGAGCTCAACGTTAGGGTCTTATAAACCCATTTTATGCTTTGTAGTGGGTTGGGGTTGACAAATTGGAGCATTGGTTCTGGATGGCATTCTCTATGCATAGTCACTTAAGTTATCAATCTGGAGgctgtcttttttatttttttttgcatttagaaCTTTGGTGTTAACTAATAGATAATACTGCATTAGTTAAATGTCTACGGTTTACATGATATCATACTCATTAAATGTCCATGGCTCTTACATTGTTGCATATCTTTTGTAAACTGATTGTTAAATACCAGGTGCTTGTTTCTGGCATAAGCATCCTAAAAATGGTATTTGTTCATGTGTTATTTAAACATGCATGtttagcatgatttaatttattccttttttctctttcttttctgttttgattGTTGGATAGGTTATTGAATGAATGTTATTTACTGTGATCATAGTTTCTTGAGCTTGCCATTGGTTTTGCATTGCTTATTACTTTATTTCTGCAGCATATATCTGTTTCTTAAGCGTGTTATTGGTTTTGCATTTCTTATTACTTGATTTCTGCAGCATATGTGTTTCTTGAGCATGCCATTGGTTTTGCATTGCTTGGTATAATTGTAATTCAGATCTATACTATCACAAAAGTGATATGACAAGATACAAAACATGGCAAGTTTCAGCGAATCCAGCAGTCAATTGATGGGGCTGTTCTTGAGTAATTAATCTGTGGCACTTATTTTGTAGGCGTGCTGCCAAAGTACTTCAGCTCAGAATGGTCAGTGGCTAAGTTCCATTTGCATGAAGGTTCGCAGTACATTGTTGCTTTTGGCCATGAAAAGGATACAGTGGTGATTCTTGGCATGGATGGGAGGTAggaaaataactaaatacaacaataaaaaagccaacattacaaatttattgCTTTGTACTAAAGTTCTCTTTGTGATAGAATTGAAATATTCCATAGTTCCATCTGGGTCCCCTTAAAATTCTTTCTTCATCCATGTGTAGGGTTTGGGGTCATCTCAACTTGAGTACTAGTTGATCTTTTATGTAAATTCCACAACTTACCTTCAACTTGAAGAGTTGATATTACAATCTTAAAGTGCCTTCCGATATCATGGCCTTCATAGATACCATGCTATGTGCATGGGTTCGTACTGTTAGACGTAGTTTTGTTGAGCATCCTCATCATTAGGTATTAAAGTTTATCATCTTTTGTGTTGCTTCGACATCGGGGGCGGACGCAGGGGGTGGAAGCCcacccaatttttttaaaaagtagatcttaacattaaaaaataatatttttatattacaaGCCCCCCCCCAGCCCAGCTCCCCGcacccttcttcttttctttcccagATTCTGTTAAAATTCTAGTTCTGCCCTTGACTCCTGcggttggaaaaaaaaaaatctattagtGAAGCTTacaattgaaaaaagaaattttgaagCCCCCAGGTAAAAAATCCTAGGTCCAACCCTGTTCGACATCATGATAAGAAGTTATGTTTTCATCTGAGTTCACTTTGcataatttgtttcttttgatgaGTTCCTAGTTATGTTCCATCTTGTTTTTCAACTATAGAAACACTTTAACTAAATTTGGTATTACATGGACAATAGGTTCAAGTCTATGGATAGATTAGATTTATTTGCACCAGAAGTTAAATTAAATCTATCATCTGACCGATAGAGTATATAAATTAGAATTTGTTGAAAACTAGATATCATATCTCATCCAATTTTCAAGGTGAGAAAGtagattataataaatttaacttataaatataacataatctCTAATTAGaactttagatttatttattaatttagattgTTCACACCACCAATGATAATAGGTTTCCATTCTCATTTCCAATTTTTCTATTGTTTTAGATTTAAGTAGGGCGTTTTTTGTGTAGAACCAAATTAATGTGAAAAATACACTATTTGATACAGTTTCTACCGATGTCGGTTTGATCCCGCGACTGGTGGTGAGATGACTCAGTTGGAAAGTCATAATATATTTCAGCTTGAAGAAGCTTTCTGAAGCCAAGGTGAaggatcttttttcttttttttctttttttttttttgggtttttgtgGGGGGGGGGTTGTAGCTGGCCCTTGTTACTTGTAGTGCCGTTATAAGTATTTTGGGGATATTTGTTAGGAGACTTAATAAGTTGTAGATACATGAGTACCATTGAAATGAAAAGAGATTTTACAATCAGTTGTATATATATGGACATGGAATGCCCTGTGTATTATTAAATACTACTTGTGCAGATCTTCCTCCTCCCTTTATTCCAGAGCTCCTTGCCCTGCCCTCAATCCTTTCAACAGGCAGGctcatattttgttattttttaaaccaTCATGAGACTTGCCTCAGGGACAGAAAGAACGACGATCCTCTCAAAATTTGTTGAGTTTTCCTGTAAATGTTTGTGTTTCGCTTGAATTGATCTTTATTCGTTTTCGAAGTAAACTCAAAATTGTTAGATCGgtccaagaaaaaaatatcatgaTGTTACAACTGTGTTAGCCTACAACAGAATATAACAGCTCTACAAGTACACAGTTCAATGCAAAcgatgaaaatgaagaaaaagtcTTACCACATCAATGGAACGATAAATATGAAGAGCCAAATTGACGTAGATTTCACTCATAAAAATAGAGCACTAAGACCTAAATCCTCTACATTTTGATCTAGTGGCTGCATACAGCACAAACTACCATCCACCTGGTTTAAGCCGTCTCAATCCAAGTCCTTTCATTCAACAGTTACGTATAAAAACAGatatgaaacaagaaaaacaacGTTTTTCAAATCTGGGATTGGCGCAACGATTTCTTCCTGCCGAATCCATCCCACATTATCAACATGTgccacaaacaaacaaaagaatttGAGAACAAAAAGAGCTTTTGCATTAGATTTTGTCGAATTACGTCTACTTAAGAAAGGCCAATATTAAAAAGGGGAAAACAAATAAAAGCCTCCTAAGACGAGAATAATTACAGGTAACCCAAGGGGTAAGAAAACTAGAAACAAAGCCTAGGCCTTCTTCTTGGGGGATTTTGAACCAGTTTCAGCCGGAGCAGAAGATTTCTTGGGCAGCAGAACCGGGTTAATGTTAGG
This genomic stretch from Diospyros lotus cultivar Yz01 chromosome 1, ASM1463336v1, whole genome shotgun sequence harbors:
- the LOC127801971 gene encoding autophagy-related protein 18a-like, producing MADTSPSHLPNPQSYSDEHLSLSEHAAEDVDSQSFSNFDSSNTNPNPPQSPSPAPVLLHLSFNQDFGCCAAGTARGFRIYNCHPFREIYRREFDVGGIGVVQMLFRCNILALVGGGDEPQYPLNKVMIWDDHQGRCIGELSFRSEVKSVRLRRDKIVVVLAQKIFVYNFADLKLLHQIETGANPKGLCEVSHVSGPMVLVFPGLQKGQVRVEHYASKRTKFINAHDSRIACFALTQDGRLLATASSKGTLIRIFNTLDGSLLQEVRRGADRAEIYSLAFSSTAQWLAVSSDKGTVHVFSLKVDSGSLSTERSHRSSEANLSTPIAVSSLSFIKGVLPKYFSSEWSVAKFHLHEGSQYIVAFGHEKDTVVILGMDGSFYRCRFDPATGGEMTQLESHNIFQLEEAF